One stretch of Cryomorphaceae bacterium DNA includes these proteins:
- a CDS encoding type IV secretion protein Rhs, protein MKTFLMLFLLLFSLDTMAQQVRDASGRLQGTWQNDQYRDASGRQQYRVDNSGNVRDASGRNKLRVQGDDFRDASGRMVGRINQSGEVRDASGRILGRISDDGQVRDASGRIMGRAPGSDKHRAAVNFFFWDE, encoded by the coding sequence ATGAAAACTTTTCTGATGCTTTTTCTGCTTCTTTTTTCTCTTGACACCATGGCCCAGCAAGTGCGCGACGCTTCGGGCCGACTGCAGGGTACCTGGCAGAACGACCAGTACCGCGACGCTTCCGGCCGACAACAATACCGCGTGGACAACAGTGGCAACGTGCGCGATGCCTCGGGTCGAAACAAGTTACGTGTACAGGGCGATGATTTTCGCGATGCCAGCGGCAGGATGGTAGGGCGAATTAACCAAAGCGGCGAGGTGCGCGATGCCTCGGGCAGGATATTGGGCCGCATTTCCGACGACGGGCAGGTGCGCGATGCCAGCGGTCGCATTATGGGCCGCGCCCCGGGCAGCGACAAACACAGAGCGGCTGTGAATTTCTTCTTTTGGGATGAGTGA
- a CDS encoding alkaline phosphatase family protein — protein sequence MKRSAICFLGLWLAAGLQAIAQLVAGPMLGYAEMTETLIWIQAERPGVVQLEYWPEDRPADKALLEDRVDMQTEGVHKFVLRQLKPGTRYVYRVGMNSQWLTFDYPLTFKTLDLWQYRTDPPDFKLVTGSCHYTNEEEFDRPGRPYGSGADIFSNMVAQNPDMMLWLGDNVYLREPDWNTWGGFVHRYTHARSQPNLQRFLAACNHYAIWDDHDFGPNDANGSFIHKEHALNAFKLFWGNPSYGLPDLPSTIGQFRYHDVEFFLLDNRYYRTDYTLETIEHQILGKEQIDWLIQALKFSRASFKVVAVGGQFLNSAKVYENHANYPKERQEILDRLAREELHNVVFLTGDRHHSELSKLDHKGVVIHDFTVSPLTSGFYDHEEENLHRVADTKFIGRNFATIDISGKRNKRVMKLSLYTDDGELLWEHEIHQVVKKK from the coding sequence ATGAAAAGAAGCGCAATTTGTTTTTTGGGCTTGTGGCTCGCAGCGGGTTTGCAAGCCATCGCCCAACTGGTGGCCGGACCCATGCTGGGTTACGCCGAAATGACCGAAACCCTGATTTGGATTCAGGCTGAGCGCCCGGGTGTGGTGCAGCTCGAATACTGGCCGGAAGATCGGCCCGCGGATAAAGCCTTGCTCGAAGATCGTGTGGATATGCAGACCGAGGGCGTACACAAGTTTGTGCTGCGGCAACTCAAGCCCGGCACGCGCTATGTGTATCGCGTAGGCATGAACAGCCAGTGGCTCACTTTCGACTACCCGCTCACCTTTAAAACCCTCGATTTGTGGCAATACCGCACCGACCCTCCCGATTTCAAGCTGGTAACCGGAAGCTGCCACTACACCAACGAGGAGGAATTTGACCGTCCCGGCAGACCCTATGGCTCAGGGGCAGACATTTTTAGCAACATGGTAGCGCAAAACCCCGATATGATGCTATGGCTGGGCGACAATGTGTACCTGCGTGAACCCGACTGGAATACCTGGGGCGGCTTTGTTCATCGCTATACGCACGCCCGTTCACAACCCAACCTACAGCGTTTTCTGGCGGCCTGCAACCACTACGCCATTTGGGACGACCACGATTTCGGTCCGAATGACGCCAACGGAAGTTTTATTCACAAAGAACACGCGCTCAACGCTTTTAAACTTTTCTGGGGGAACCCCTCCTACGGGTTGCCGGACCTACCCTCCACCATCGGGCAATTTCGCTACCACGATGTGGAGTTTTTTCTGCTCGACAACCGCTACTACCGCACCGACTACACCCTGGAAACCATAGAGCACCAGATTCTGGGTAAAGAGCAGATTGACTGGTTGATTCAGGCGCTGAAATTCAGCCGGGCCAGCTTTAAGGTTGTGGCTGTGGGCGGACAGTTTCTCAACAGCGCAAAGGTGTACGAAAACCACGCAAACTACCCCAAAGAACGGCAGGAAATACTCGACAGACTGGCGAGAGAGGAGCTACACAACGTGGTTTTTCTCACCGGCGACAGGCACCACAGCGAGCTGAGCAAACTCGACCACAAAGGAGTGGTGATTCACGATTTTACCGTTTCACCGCTTACATCCGGCTTTTACGATCACGAAGAAGAAAACCTGCACCGCGTGGCCGACACCAAGTTTATCGGCAGAAATTTTGCGACCATTGACATCAGCGGAAAGCGTAACAAGCGCGTGATGAAACTCAGCCTTTACACGGATGACGGCGAGCTGCTTTGGGAGCACGAAATTCACCAGGTGGTGAAGAAGAAATAA
- a CDS encoding T9SS C-terminal target domain-containing protein has translation MVKQGMDIPIDSFSETSATLSGYIYHIVDGTDEYWWPIEPTDDAVFAYTVYTYNTEAEPCMTTSVNDEESIRANIYPNPAYDQVRVEWSEWKNSSTLQIFSSTGAQVSQHMITGKSGNVDVSYLAPGLYVFALKSDEEVRTFNPK, from the coding sequence ATGGTCAAACAAGGCATGGATATACCCATCGATTCTTTTTCCGAAACGAGTGCTACTCTCAGCGGCTACATCTATCATATTGTAGATGGAACTGACGAATACTGGTGGCCAATAGAACCCACAGACGATGCTGTTTTTGCCTATACGGTTTATACCTATAATACTGAAGCAGAACCTTGCATGACCACTTCAGTAAATGATGAAGAATCTATCCGCGCAAATATATATCCCAACCCTGCATACGATCAAGTGCGCGTGGAGTGGTCTGAATGGAAAAACAGCTCCACGTTGCAGATTTTTAGCTCAACAGGTGCTCAGGTATCGCAGCACATGATCACCGGAAAGTCCGGAAATGTTGATGTGTCATACCTCGCTCCCGGTTTGTATGTTTTCGCACTGAAAAGTGATGAAGAAGTAAGAACATTCAACCCAAAATAG
- a CDS encoding T9SS C-terminal target domain-containing protein, translating into MMRLKKITTVNEAPCTTTSINEEESVYANIYPNPASDNVLVEWSEWRSTSTLQVVNATGALVSQHIIIGNAATIPVTQLSSGLYYFVLRSDEEVRTFKIVKR; encoded by the coding sequence ATGATGCGACTGAAAAAGATAACCACAGTAAACGAAGCACCCTGCACGACTACCTCAATAAATGAAGAAGAATCTGTATATGCAAACATATATCCCAACCCTGCATCCGATAATGTGCTCGTGGAGTGGTCTGAATGGAGAAGCACTTCCACACTTCAAGTAGTCAATGCCACAGGAGCGCTGGTGTCGCAGCATATTATTATTGGAAACGCGGCGACCATACCGGTTACACAACTTTCTTCCGGGTTGTATTATTTCGTGCTCCGAAGTGATGAAGAAGTAAGAACCTTCAAAATTGTAAAACGATGA
- a CDS encoding T9SS C-terminal target domain-containing protein, producing the protein MKAYVTTLLVAVSTSIIAQDLTQTFLNQNWVSINGLPEVVDWSASVVDSQRNLYITGNKATSNEGTNLTLTKYDRHGDILWEEEYNNPTDGNDYGTALIIDHSGDIVVVGTSFDLQNNNHDYTILKYDEDGTLLWSELFDGAANGHDIASSVTVDASDNIYVTGGSEGTGTLVDYCTVKFSSAGNFQWEARYDHQNMYDGAVSVKISGTLIAVTGGSGNDWTNGEIATVFYDSNGNEIAVRREESTETGYDQPYDLLTDNVGNIYVTGKVATAYEGFNIKTIKLDEDLELVWVNEFDGYGMDDEGRSIALDELGNVYVTGTTAKPGGGSNIITIKYDDQGEQEWAKQQHTVPTHYNARGMRIAYEDGMLVVCGERERDSGTLVTTLGYSPEGKMRFMQNFSTDSIADHLVHSLSLYENNIYIHGITQQTGADKYFALKYHYHHKESDYLYENGVPRRVDKELIIGFHPDLMKLDKIDHDHFMFAELAQFVDQSAINCINEKTGIDFSKQIATKIFPECHSWDTVSTSRLGKPVPIPAFWSILLVELPETSNDSLLLDSLKSCSKYIRVSQFNTLGGFSACEPDDPNYMAGNQAGLGPTALIADAHVNIVEAWCYQDEGSPEIKVGVIDSGIKFNHADLHDNPGSESFEGSDVAGGVNFTMTMPGDPPPYISEFTEEEIVSEYHHGTAVAGIISARIDNGLGVAGVAGKRSEGGGVSLYDLKIGNQGPGQPIWWARALYVAACSENIDPPPFYAYPQDANICLGLDIVNMSLQHWGNHDILKMATEFAFRNEMLVVTTSGNFTTQSQWPEDALMYPASFRDEWVLKIGANDNSGNRATDFSIYGNNLDFIAPGVYDIYQSLAFDNEFGYTPTTPGGYSGTSFAAPHIAGIAALMKSYVDLHSDAPNKLAPEDIEAIMQTNDGGSDPNYYDVLPVGYHEESGFGRPNAGKILEKLQLPCYMVTHFEGVTSVSGSMVLDEEDVLLDVYAFPSALTQSLPSQGNYIGDRYKVTVTSTHSLGDAEVINYWKRDAASNLAPITGELPGEGIDITFDSFSETSATLSGYIYHIVDGSNEYWWPIEPTDDAVFAYTIYSVDRAAEPCISTSIDEEESVYANIYPNPAYDQVRVEWSEWKNTSTLQIFSSTGAQVSQHIITGKSGNVDVSHLAPGLYVFALKSDEEVKTFKIVKR; encoded by the coding sequence ATGAAAGCTTATGTAACCACACTGCTGGTGGCTGTTTCAACTTCCATCATTGCACAGGATTTAACGCAAACCTTCCTCAACCAGAATTGGGTTTCTATAAACGGTCTACCAGAAGTAGTAGACTGGTCGGCTTCAGTTGTAGATAGTCAAAGAAATCTGTATATCACCGGAAATAAAGCCACCTCTAACGAAGGCACAAACCTTACACTCACAAAATACGACCGACACGGGGATATACTTTGGGAAGAAGAATATAACAACCCTACAGATGGCAATGATTATGGCACGGCTCTGATTATTGATCATTCGGGTGATATTGTGGTAGTAGGCACCAGTTTCGACCTGCAAAACAACAATCATGATTATACCATATTGAAGTATGATGAGGACGGCACTTTGTTGTGGAGCGAGTTGTTTGATGGTGCGGCCAACGGACACGATATCGCAAGTTCAGTTACGGTGGATGCTTCTGACAACATTTATGTTACCGGCGGAAGCGAAGGGACAGGAACTCTGGTTGATTATTGTACGGTTAAGTTTTCATCAGCCGGGAATTTTCAATGGGAAGCCCGGTACGACCATCAAAACATGTATGACGGCGCTGTTTCGGTAAAGATCAGTGGAACATTGATAGCAGTAACCGGGGGTAGCGGAAACGATTGGACCAACGGCGAAATCGCCACAGTGTTCTACGACAGCAATGGCAATGAAATTGCCGTGCGAAGAGAAGAGTCAACAGAAACAGGCTATGACCAGCCCTATGATTTGCTAACCGATAATGTCGGAAATATTTATGTGACTGGAAAAGTAGCCACTGCTTATGAGGGATTCAATATCAAAACCATCAAACTTGATGAAGACCTTGAACTGGTTTGGGTCAATGAATTTGATGGCTATGGAATGGACGATGAAGGCAGAAGCATTGCGCTTGACGAGTTGGGCAATGTATACGTTACTGGTACAACTGCCAAGCCGGGAGGAGGAAGTAATATCATAACCATTAAATATGACGACCAGGGAGAACAGGAATGGGCGAAGCAACAACATACGGTGCCCACTCACTACAACGCACGTGGCATGCGCATAGCTTACGAGGATGGTATGCTGGTGGTTTGCGGAGAGCGTGAACGCGACAGCGGAACTCTTGTGACCACACTCGGGTATAGCCCGGAAGGCAAAATGCGGTTTATGCAGAATTTCAGTACTGATTCCATCGCTGATCATCTCGTACATAGTTTATCCCTTTACGAAAACAACATTTATATCCACGGAATAACACAACAAACAGGAGCAGACAAATACTTTGCGCTTAAATACCATTACCATCACAAGGAGAGTGATTATCTCTACGAGAATGGTGTGCCTCGGCGGGTAGATAAGGAGTTGATCATTGGTTTTCATCCCGATTTGATGAAGCTCGATAAAATTGACCACGATCACTTTATGTTTGCAGAACTCGCACAGTTTGTAGATCAATCTGCCATCAATTGCATTAATGAAAAAACAGGCATTGACTTTTCGAAACAAATCGCCACGAAAATTTTTCCCGAGTGTCATTCGTGGGACACAGTATCTACAAGCCGATTGGGCAAGCCGGTGCCGATTCCGGCGTTTTGGAGTATCTTGTTGGTAGAACTCCCGGAAACTTCGAATGATAGTCTACTACTGGATTCACTAAAGTCTTGTTCTAAGTATATTAGAGTTTCTCAATTTAACACCCTTGGTGGTTTTTCAGCATGTGAGCCTGATGATCCGAATTATATGGCAGGCAATCAGGCAGGGTTGGGGCCGACCGCACTCATTGCAGATGCTCATGTAAATATTGTTGAAGCTTGGTGTTATCAGGATGAGGGATCACCGGAAATAAAAGTAGGCGTCATTGATTCAGGTATAAAGTTTAATCATGCAGATTTACATGACAATCCGGGCTCGGAATCATTTGAAGGTTCGGATGTTGCCGGAGGTGTAAACTTCACTATGACCATGCCGGGCGACCCGCCCCCATATATTTCAGAATTTACAGAAGAAGAGATTGTGAGTGAATATCATCACGGAACCGCAGTAGCCGGTATAATATCTGCACGGATAGATAATGGATTAGGGGTTGCCGGAGTTGCTGGGAAAAGGAGTGAAGGAGGAGGGGTATCACTATACGATTTGAAAATAGGTAATCAAGGACCTGGGCAGCCAATTTGGTGGGCGAGGGCACTTTATGTAGCCGCTTGTTCTGAGAATATTGATCCCCCTCCGTTTTACGCATATCCTCAAGATGCAAATATATGCCTTGGATTAGATATTGTTAACATGAGCTTGCAACATTGGGGAAATCACGATATTCTTAAAATGGCTACAGAGTTTGCCTTTAGAAACGAAATGTTGGTGGTCACAACAAGTGGAAATTTCACTACTCAATCTCAGTGGCCTGAAGACGCTTTAATGTATCCTGCATCATTTCGGGATGAATGGGTTCTGAAGATAGGTGCCAACGATAATTCTGGCAATAGGGCTACTGACTTTTCCATTTATGGGAATAATTTAGATTTTATTGCGCCAGGTGTTTATGACATTTATCAAAGCCTCGCATTTGACAATGAATTCGGCTATACGCCTACTACACCGGGTGGATATTCAGGCACTTCATTTGCTGCTCCTCATATTGCGGGCATCGCCGCTTTAATGAAAAGCTATGTGGATTTACATTCTGATGCACCTAACAAATTGGCACCGGAAGATATAGAGGCCATCATGCAGACAAACGACGGAGGAAGTGATCCAAATTATTATGATGTTTTACCTGTAGGTTATCATGAAGAATCTGGTTTTGGCAGACCGAATGCCGGGAAAATATTGGAAAAGCTGCAATTGCCGTGTTATATGGTGACACATTTTGAGGGGGTTACATCTGTTTCGGGGAGCATGGTATTGGACGAAGAAGATGTGTTATTGGATGTATATGCTTTTCCATCAGCACTTACTCAATCGCTTCCTTCACAGGGTAATTATATAGGCGACAGGTATAAAGTTACCGTTACATCAACTCACAGTCTCGGTGATGCCGAAGTAATCAATTACTGGAAACGCGACGCTGCCTCTAACCTGGCACCGATCACGGGTGAGTTGCCTGGAGAGGGCATCGATATAACTTTTGATTCTTTTTCCGAAACGAGTGCTACTCTTAGCGGTTACATCTATCATATTGTAGATGGTTCAAATGAGTATTGGTGGCCGATAGAACCAACGGATGACGCTGTATTTGCTTATACCATTTATTCTGTTGATCGCGCGGCTGAACCATGTATTTCCACTTCAATAGATGAAGAAGAATCTGTATATGCAAACATATATCCCAATCCCGCTTACGATCAGGTGCGCGTGGAGTGGTCCGAATGGAAAAACACCTCCACGTTGCAGATTTTCAGCTCAACAGGTGCCCAGGTGTCACAGCACATCATCACCGGAAAATCCGGTAATGTTGACGTGTCACACCTCGCTCCCGGTTTGTATGTTTTCGCACTGAAAAGTGATGAAGAAGTAAAAACATTCAAAATTGTGAAGCGATGA
- a CDS encoding 4-phosphopantetheinyl transferase family protein: MIGNDVIQLSRSFSGDAARLYRYAEKICTAHEQSVFHAADTDDRPGLLSLFWAMKESAWKISFRQHGKRLLNPRDFDCEWEGVELPCFNRVLKGSVHTRGQTFRTEIHRADDVLHCVAWQDESGNQTPDHALCLTTPMHAGWEVRSRLTERVARLAGYAREEIEVRKNPWGVPELYRWQALLPYAVSISHHGDYCGYAITQQP; encoded by the coding sequence TTGATAGGAAACGACGTCATACAGCTTTCGCGCTCCTTTTCGGGAGATGCCGCACGGCTGTATCGCTACGCGGAAAAAATCTGCACGGCTCATGAGCAAAGTGTCTTTCACGCTGCCGATACGGATGACCGACCAGGGCTTTTGTCACTTTTTTGGGCCATGAAAGAATCCGCCTGGAAAATCTCTTTCCGGCAACACGGCAAGCGCCTGCTGAACCCCAGGGATTTTGATTGTGAGTGGGAGGGTGTTGAGCTTCCATGCTTCAATCGTGTGCTGAAAGGTAGTGTGCACACAAGAGGACAAACTTTTCGGACGGAAATACACCGCGCCGACGACGTGCTGCACTGCGTGGCGTGGCAGGATGAATCGGGCAATCAAACTCCGGATCATGCACTTTGCTTAACCACACCCATGCATGCCGGATGGGAAGTGCGCTCGCGGCTTACAGAGCGCGTGGCAAGGCTTGCGGGATACGCCCGGGAAGAAATTGAAGTGCGAAAGAATCCGTGGGGTGTGCCGGAACTGTACAGATGGCAGGCATTGCTGCCGTATGCGGTGAGCATCAGCCATCACGGTGATTATTGCGGATATGCCATAACCCAACAACCATGA
- a CDS encoding acyl carrier protein: MNREEVIEKLKNIIEPYVQNKEAFAHVSEDTDLLTDLKVNSAHLVDIVLDAEEAFDIEIDDDSAEKMLTVKDAVDIIIEKTGA; encoded by the coding sequence ATGAACCGAGAAGAAGTTATTGAAAAACTGAAGAATATCATTGAGCCTTACGTGCAAAACAAAGAGGCTTTTGCCCATGTGAGCGAAGACACCGATCTGCTTACCGACCTGAAGGTGAACTCTGCGCATTTGGTGGATATTGTGCTCGACGCCGAGGAAGCCTTTGATATTGAAATTGATGATGATAGTGCAGAAAAAATGCTTACCGTGAAGGACGCGGTAGATATCATCATTGAAAAAACCGGAGCTTGA
- a CDS encoding beta-ketoacyl-[acyl-carrier-protein] synthase family protein, whose translation MKKRVVITGMGVVAPNGIGLADFEQAIRHGKSGVRYLPELEKLHFACRIGGVPPIDGVDLTRYFTELQMRQIKASGIIYGCVAGLDAWRDAGLELPANPDAEPDWDSGCIFGAGLAGIDVIREGIYKTDEGNVKRLGSTLIEQTMSSGISAHLGGMLGLGNMVSTNSSACSTGTEAILLGAHRIRSGLATRMIVGGCDASGPYVWGGFDSMRVLNRRSNEHPEKGSCPMSVDAAGFVPGSGAGALVLEDLDAALQRGARIYAEVTGGHLNAGGQQQGGTMTAPNAHAVQRCIAQALKDADVNPTEVDAINGHLTSTMGDTMEVKNWSAALNRSGDDFPYINALKSMTGHCLSAAGAIESVAVALQLYRGFLHPTINLSEPHPDILACVAPKRLVREANQHIQVEVIAKSSFGFGDVNACVIFRRFHP comes from the coding sequence ATGAAAAAGCGCGTAGTCATAACCGGAATGGGGGTGGTTGCACCCAACGGAATCGGTCTTGCGGATTTCGAGCAGGCCATTCGCCATGGAAAATCGGGAGTGCGCTACCTTCCTGAACTGGAAAAACTCCATTTTGCCTGTCGCATCGGGGGAGTTCCGCCCATCGATGGGGTGGATTTAACCCGGTATTTTACCGAGCTGCAAATGCGTCAGATCAAAGCCAGCGGAATCATTTACGGCTGTGTGGCGGGCCTTGATGCCTGGCGCGATGCCGGTCTGGAACTACCCGCAAACCCCGACGCTGAGCCCGATTGGGACAGCGGCTGCATTTTTGGAGCGGGCCTGGCGGGCATCGACGTGATTCGTGAGGGCATCTACAAAACCGATGAGGGCAATGTAAAGCGCCTGGGCAGCACGCTCATTGAGCAAACCATGAGCAGCGGTATTTCGGCTCATTTGGGTGGAATGCTGGGCCTCGGAAACATGGTGAGCACCAACTCGTCGGCGTGCAGCACCGGCACCGAAGCCATCCTGTTGGGTGCGCACCGCATCCGCTCCGGACTGGCAACCCGCATGATTGTGGGAGGATGCGATGCTTCCGGGCCGTATGTGTGGGGTGGTTTCGACTCCATGCGCGTGCTGAACCGCCGCAGCAACGAGCACCCCGAAAAAGGCTCATGCCCCATGAGCGTGGATGCCGCCGGATTTGTGCCGGGCAGTGGAGCAGGGGCCCTCGTGCTCGAAGATCTCGACGCTGCCCTACAACGCGGAGCCCGCATTTACGCCGAAGTGACCGGTGGACATCTCAACGCAGGGGGGCAGCAACAGGGCGGAACCATGACCGCGCCCAATGCTCACGCCGTGCAGCGCTGTATCGCACAGGCCCTGAAGGATGCCGACGTGAACCCCACGGAGGTGGATGCCATCAACGGGCACCTCACTTCAACCATGGGCGACACTATGGAGGTGAAAAACTGGAGCGCAGCCCTGAATCGTTCCGGCGATGACTTTCCCTACATCAACGCCCTCAAATCCATGACGGGGCATTGCCTGAGTGCAGCCGGTGCCATCGAGTCGGTGGCGGTTGCTTTGCAGTTGTACCGCGGATTTCTGCACCCCACCATCAACCTCAGCGAGCCGCATCCCGACATCCTTGCATGTGTAGCGCCCAAACGACTTGTGAGAGAAGCCAATCAACACATCCAGGTGGAAGTCATTGCCAAGTCGAGTTTTGGCTTTGGCGACGTAAACGCATGTGTTATCTTTCGCCGATTCCACCCTTAA
- a CDS encoding hydroxymyristoyl-ACP dehydratase, with protein sequence MKGTEIIAKLPYRRPFLFVDGITQVSEQSICGQYTFRPDEFFYAGHFIGHPVTPGVILLECMAQIGLVAHGIYLLNQAGKELPQQVAFSSSEVDFLQPVYPGELVHVQTELQYFRLGKIKSRVELRGKNGVACRGVLSGMMK encoded by the coding sequence ATGAAAGGAACCGAAATCATAGCAAAACTCCCTTACCGCCGTCCTTTCCTCTTTGTGGATGGCATTACGCAGGTTTCGGAGCAGTCTATTTGCGGGCAATACACCTTTCGTCCGGATGAGTTTTTCTACGCCGGACATTTTATCGGGCACCCTGTGACGCCCGGCGTGATCTTGCTGGAGTGCATGGCACAGATTGGCCTCGTGGCCCACGGTATTTACCTGTTGAATCAGGCCGGAAAGGAGCTTCCGCAGCAGGTGGCTTTTTCTTCGTCGGAAGTGGATTTTCTGCAACCGGTCTATCCCGGAGAGCTGGTGCACGTGCAAACGGAGCTTCAGTATTTCAGACTCGGTAAAATCAAAAGCAGGGTAGAGCTTCGCGGAAAAAACGGCGTGGCTTGTCGCGGAGTGTTAAGCGGAATGATGAAATGA
- a CDS encoding SDR family oxidoreductase: MVKEPTYHERGYWAVLLGASSGIGLAVAHQLASEGINLCVVHRDRRARVRELEPEWETMREHGVRVLTFNADAIEFASMQQILDEFSEALGEGEKIRLLMHAVARGNLKSLYESNNPQLATDDFVLTLDAMALSWHRWTMACMERGLFADSARNIGLTSEGSTRAWKGYGAVAAAKSTLESLGRQMALELAPTGLRTNVLQPGVTDTPSLRMIPGSAEMMEAAQRRNPLGRLTRPNDVAQVVSLLCRDEADWINGAIIPVDGGESISA, translated from the coding sequence GTGGTAAAAGAGCCAACATATCATGAACGCGGTTACTGGGCTGTATTGCTCGGAGCGTCGAGTGGTATAGGGCTGGCGGTGGCGCATCAGCTCGCCTCTGAGGGTATCAACCTTTGCGTCGTTCACCGCGATCGCCGTGCGCGTGTCAGAGAGCTTGAACCGGAGTGGGAAACCATGCGCGAACATGGTGTTCGTGTGCTTACTTTCAACGCCGACGCCATAGAGTTCGCATCTATGCAGCAAATACTCGATGAATTTTCGGAAGCTTTGGGCGAGGGGGAGAAAATCCGGCTATTGATGCACGCCGTGGCCCGGGGTAACCTCAAGTCGCTATACGAAAGCAACAATCCTCAACTCGCCACAGATGACTTTGTGCTCACCCTCGACGCCATGGCCCTGAGCTGGCACCGTTGGACGATGGCCTGCATGGAGCGCGGCTTGTTTGCTGACTCCGCTCGAAATATCGGCCTTACCAGCGAAGGAAGCACCCGCGCATGGAAAGGGTACGGGGCTGTGGCAGCCGCCAAAAGCACCCTCGAATCACTGGGCCGACAGATGGCGCTGGAGCTTGCCCCAACCGGCTTGCGAACCAACGTACTGCAGCCCGGTGTTACCGATACGCCCTCGTTGCGCATGATTCCGGGTAGTGCCGAAATGATGGAGGCGGCACAACGAAGAAACCCCCTCGGAAGGCTCACGCGGCCGAACGACGTGGCACAGGTGGTATCTCTGCTCTGCCGCGATGAGGCAGATTGGATCAACGGCGCCATCATCCCCGTAGATGGCGGAGAAAGCATCAGCGCATGA
- a CDS encoding type III polyketide synthase: MSNPAVRILSAASHLPPYSRTTANILPYVERWLADQPQRFRDKVMRIFKYAEVDKRYGIMDIDDVFTETSFEEKNDFFVEKSVELCEAALVKALQKANLQATDIDVIITVSCTSFMIPSVDAFLINKLRMRRDVLRLPVTEMGCAAGVSGIIYAYRFLKAHPGLRAAVIAFESPTATFQHRDFSMTNMVSAAIFGDGVACTILSSANEEGPTILDAEMYHFYDEIEMMGFRLRNTGLQMVLDPHVPEKIEAHFGQILLPFLERHGLTPQDIEHFIFHPGGKKIVKITEELLHAMGKNIDVTRQVLRDYGNMSSATVLYVLEAYMKRQIPNGDIGLMLSFGPGFSAQRVLLKW, from the coding sequence ATGAGTAATCCAGCCGTCCGCATATTGTCTGCAGCAAGTCACCTGCCTCCTTACAGCCGCACAACAGCCAACATTCTTCCGTATGTTGAGCGCTGGCTGGCGGATCAGCCCCAGCGTTTTCGCGACAAGGTGATGCGCATTTTCAAGTATGCCGAGGTGGACAAACGCTACGGTATCATGGATATTGACGACGTGTTTACCGAGACCAGTTTCGAGGAGAAGAATGACTTTTTTGTGGAGAAAAGCGTGGAATTGTGTGAAGCAGCACTCGTCAAAGCCCTTCAGAAAGCTAACCTCCAGGCCACTGATATTGATGTAATCATCACCGTGAGCTGCACCAGCTTTATGATCCCTTCGGTGGATGCCTTTCTCATCAACAAGCTCCGCATGCGGCGGGATGTGCTGCGCTTACCCGTAACCGAAATGGGTTGCGCAGCGGGCGTTTCGGGCATCATCTACGCGTACAGATTTCTGAAAGCGCACCCCGGTTTAAGGGCGGCGGTCATTGCTTTTGAGTCGCCTACGGCTACTTTTCAGCACCGCGATTTCAGCATGACCAACATGGTGAGTGCAGCTATTTTTGGCGATGGCGTGGCCTGTACCATCCTCAGCTCTGCCAACGAAGAAGGCCCAACCATCCTCGACGCGGAGATGTACCACTTTTACGACGAGATTGAAATGATGGGCTTCAGACTGCGAAACACGGGTTTGCAAATGGTGCTGGACCCGCATGTGCCCGAGAAGATTGAAGCGCATTTCGGACAGATTCTCCTTCCGTTTCTGGAGCGTCACGGGCTCACTCCGCAGGATATTGAGCATTTTATCTTCCACCCGGGCGGGAAGAAAATTGTAAAAATCACCGAAGAACTGCTTCATGCTATGGGCAAGAACATTGACGTTACGCGCCAGGTGTTGCGCGACTATGGAAACATGAGTAGCGCCACGGTGTTATACGTGTTAGAGGCCTACATGAAACGCCAAATCCCGAATGGAGACATCGGTTTGATGCTTAGTTTCGGTCCGGGCTTCAGCGCACAAAGGGTTTTGTTGAAGTGGTAA